The Candidatus Limnocylindrales bacterium genome includes the window TACATGCCCATAGTCCGAAGGTTTGAAGCCGAGCCACCATCGGAGCCGATTCAGGATCAGGTCTTTTCCCCCTCGGGTGTGGGGTACGGTTACATACAGGCTTCCAGAAGGCTTAAGAACCCGATAAATTTCCCTAATAAATTCCTGATCTGTTTCGATGTGCTCCAGAAAGTCTATGACCGCCACACAATCAAAGGTTGCGTCCGCAAAATTTAAGCTTCTTCCATCTGTTAAAAAGACCGTATCTCCAACCAGCTTTCGAGCAATTTCTATTTTTTCCTTATCTCCATCTACACTTATCCAGTCACCTCCCCGCTTTCTAAGAAAAAAACTGGTTACCCCGGTATCACATCCAATCTCCAGGCATTTTTTTCCTGAAGTCGATTCAAGAAACGTATCCATCGCTCTAAGTTTACTTTGCTTCTTTAGAGATTTTTTTGCAACTTCCAATTGCCAGACTTTTTCCATTTCCATTGGATGAACCAGAGGGTCAGGAGAATGCGCCAGACTCTTCTTATCCCTTGTATCCTAACACGCTTTCTTTGAGAAAGGTTTTCAGGTTTAAAGTCGGAACGCCTAAAAAGGTTTTTCTTTTAATCATATCACAACCAGAGCAGGGAGAAAGGTCATGGCCCCGACCTTCTTTCATGAGTCTTCTAAGTTCCATCATGGGAGCCGAATTCCAGATTTCCTTGATCGAAGATTTGTTGACATCTCCCATATCTAAGTCACCGTAAAAATCCTGGGGACAGGGAGCTACTTTCCCGTTCCAAAAAATAACCAAAGCGTACCAGGGAAAAGTGCACGGGGAATAATAATCTGTATAATAACTTGGAACATGGTCTTTTATCTCGTAGCTTCCAGCCCAGTTGTGGGGTTCTTTAATAATGAGTTGATCTAAGGGAAGACCTGCAAACTGCGCCCGGAATTTCTTCTGTCTTTCTGCGTCCCTGGCTTCACCGGAAAAATCAATGACCTCAAAGATCGTATACGGCGTAGTCTGACCTAACTTTTTTTTCAAATGCAAAAAATTGAGAATATTCCCTAAGGTCTCATCAAAATCCGATCGTACCCTAATTTTCTCGTATTCTTCTTTTTCATAACCGTCAAAAGAAAAAGAAATAAGATCTAACCCTGAGGTCAGTAAAGCTCGGGCACGCTCTTCATTGAGCAAGGTGGCATTGGTATGGAGGCGGGTATAAATACCGCTTTCCTTGGCATACCGAATCATCTCGGGGAGCCGGGGGTGAAGGGTAGGTTCGCCGGTATGGTGAAGATTCACATCATAAACGAAGGTTTTCGCTTCATCGATGATTTTCTTAAACAGGGAAAACTCCATATACCCTTTGGCAAAGCGCCTCCCAAAACTTTGAGGACACATTACACAACGCAGATTACAGACGCTGGTGGGTTCTACCCAAAGACGCATAGGAAGATAATCCGGTTTCACCTTCCGAATCCAGTAGTTCCAGGCCATACGACCTAAGGTAACATAGCGAGTGAATTTAGTCATAAATGGGTCCCTTGTTTGTTGTCCAGGGTAGCCACACAAATGCAGAGAATCCGGAGACAAACCTTCGTTTTATTTTACCCTGTACCCTCTCTGTATTTCTGTGGCAAAGAACAACAGACAACGGGGAACGGGCAACCTACAGATATCGCTGATGCCACATTTCAAAAACCATCAAAGCCCACAACCGATGACTATGATTTTCTTTCCCGTGGAGATGTTCTTGAATCCACCGGTCTACATGTTTCCAGTTAAAATAGCCCCTTTTTTGGATCCGTGTCTCGGACAGGAGGTCCAAAAGAAGGGGTTTTAGTTCAGCCCGTAACCAGTTTTTGATGGGAATACTAAAACCCTGCTTCTTCTTGTAAATAACTTCCCTGGGAAGGAATTTTGCCATGGTTTTCTTAAGGATATATTTGGTTGTAAAACCCCTTAATTTTAGCTCGCTGGGAATTTTAAATGCAAATTCTACCACCTTATGATCCAACAAAGGTACTCTGGCTTCTAGAGACGTAGCCATGCTCATCCGATCTACTTTGGTGAGGATATCATCGGGTAGATAGGTTTTTAAATCTACGTATTGCTGACGGGCTAAAGGATCCGGAAATCCCGGAGTCTGGGGATTCCGGGGTCGAGTTTGATCAAAATAATATTGAAGGGACTTATCGGGAGTCTCGTCTGCCAGTTCTTTTTTAAAGAAGTCGGTATAAAGCCGGGATTTTTCTTCTTGCTTTAGAAAGGTCATCCAGCGGGCATGCATTAAAGAGCGAGGAAGTTCAGCTCCTTCTACAAAACGTTTGACCAGGTTAAGGATCCCTTTCTTTTTTTGGGATGGGGGAATAAGGTGAAGCCACCTGGCTATAAGGTGGTTACGGAGAAAACCCGGAATTTTTTCGTAATATTCTCCTATACGGTTTGCAATATACGTATCGTAACCGGCAAAAAGCTCATCCCCCCCATCTCCAGAGAGGGCAACGGTTACCTGCTCCCGGGCCATTTTAGAAACCAAATAGGTGGGAAAAATGGAGAAATCGCCCAAAGGTTCATCCAGATAATCCATCAGCGTCATGGCCAGATCCTCAATATTCGGTTTTAAAATAAATTCGTGATGATCCGTCCCAAAATGCCTGGCTACTTTTCTGGCGTAATCAAGCTCGTTATAGGATTGATCTTCAAATCCAATGGAGAAAGTTTTTACCGGGCGATCTGACATCTGGCTCATCAGAGCTACCACAGAGCTCGAGTCAATCCCTCCACTGAGGAAAGCTCCCAGAGGAACGTCACTGATCAGTTCCAGTTTCACCGACTCTTTTAATACCGCATAAAGTTGTTCGGCATACTCCTCCTCTTTTCTGGAAAGTGCAGAGGCAAGGGGATAAGATGGAGAAACACCCTCAAGACCCTCCCCCTGGGTGATCCCATTCCCGGCTTCCATATCCTCACTCTCCCACTCTATATCCCAATACGGCTTAATCTTCAACCCCTTATCCGACCAGACCAATATATGCGCCGGAGGAAGTTTGTAGATTTTCTGAAAAATGGTCTCAGGAGCAAAAATGTATTCAAAAGTTAGATAGCGATCTAAGGCTTTAAAATTAAGCTCACGAGAAACTCCTTTACAGGTTAAAATGGATTTTATTTCAGAGCTAAAAATCAGCTTTTCGGCATCCAGATAGTAATGAAGAGGCTTAATTCCCAAGGGGTCTCGTGCGAGGATCAGTTTTTTTTCCTTTTTATCCCAGAGGGCAAAGCCGAACATCCCCCGAAAGAGTCTTACACATTCCTCTCCATATGCCTTGTAGCTGTACAGGATAACTTCGGTATCGCTTCGAGTACGAAAGCGATAGCCTTTTTTTTCTAATTCTCTTCGGATTTCTTGAAAATTGTAGATTTCCCCGTTGAACACTATCCATAGGGATTTATCTTCATCGGACATGGGCTGATGTCCACCTTCGAGGTCAATAATACTCAAACGGCGCATTCCGAGTCCTATGGGGTATTCCAGGTAAAAGCCCTCATCATCTGGGCCACGGTGGCGAATGACCTCACACATCCTCTGAAGATCTCTGTTCTCAATCTTATATCGAGGATTTAAACTTACTATGCCTGCAATTCCGCACAATTTAGTAGGGTAATGAAGCGGTGAATGAGGGGTCCATTTACAGCTCATTCATCGCTTTGAATTCATCAGGATATAGTCATATACTTCGGCCGTTCGGGAGAGGTAGACTTCGTAGCTATATTTTGTCTTACTTAATTTGAGGGCATTTTGACCTAATCTAGCTCTGAGGGAAGGATCCTGAATGAGTTTAAGAATTCCCCGGGCAAAATCCTCCGGATTGGGTTCCGTCAATACGGCTACATCTGGATTAAGAGCCTGAGTATGGGTTAGAAGATTTGTGGCAACAATGGGTTTACCAGAACTGAGATAGGTATAAATTTTAAGGGGCGTATTTGTTCCCGTTTTTCGAGGTGACACCAAAATATCTGCTAACTGGATAAAACTGGGCATTTCTTCAACAGGTCTCTGTCCTATGAACAGGACCGATTCTCGCACACCGAGAGAGTCGGCCAACTCCAGTAACGTTTTCATTTGATCTTCGGTCCCTCCTACCAAAAGAAACTTAACATCTTTAACATGTCGGGTAACATATCGGGCACTTTCTAAGAGAAGCTCAATTCCTTGATAGGTCTCCAGAGTTCCTGTATAAAGGATAACCAGTTGATGTTCCAGATTTAACTCTTTCTTTAATCTTTTAACTTCCTCATCCTTTCCCAAGAAAGCATCTTCCGTTAAGTTAGGAATGTTTTCAATGAGGACCGTCTTCTTATCCGGCATGATCCGTCTTATTTTTTCCTGTAAATAGGGGCAGATGGCAATGACAATACTGGAGTATTTTAGAGCCCAGCGCTCGAATAATTCCAGATACCGAATAATCCGATGCGAACGGATGATCCCAAAATTAAAAAATTGCTCCGGTAAGCTGGAATGCATATCATAGACGTGGGGATATCTAAAAATCCTGTTTAAAGCGGCTCCCAAAAAAGTTCCTTCCTCGTGGGTATGAATACAGTCGTACTTCTTCTTCATCAGCAGAACCGTTGCTTTGATAAACAAGAAAATATCTAAAATCGGCTTTAGGAAGGAGGGGCCGATTTTTACCCGTTTTACAAAGGGGGGCTTCCAGGAGCGATAAATCTCAACTTGATCTATGAAAACATCCTTACCCAAGGGGTAAGTAACCAGGTCTATCTGATGACCCAGTTTAGAAAGGGCTTCTAAACGGTGGTACACACTAAAAGGGGTCCCTCTCGGTTGAAAAAAGGGCTCTGGTGCAACCATGAGAATCTTCATAGGCTTTAGGCTCACGTAGAAGAGTTGTTCAAAGGAGCTTTTTGTCCGGCTATCTGGTTAAAAACTTCCTTCTAACCCCAGGCTATCTTCTTTTCACGCTGTTAGAAATTAACCCGGCTAAAGGTCAATGTCAAGAAGAAAATAGGCATATGAAAGGAAATTTCCACGTCGCAATGCCTAGGAAAGGATTAGGAATTCTCGTAGAGGAATTGGTCTAATGAGCCATCTTTTCTATTTAGCGAAATGCGTCAAAAGTCTTTTTCGTTCTTGTAGCCTGAAGGATACATTTTTCAATGGCCGGTACCGGACGTGTTTCAGTCGCACGAGCTGCCTGTCAACTCCGGACAAAGACATCTAAGGAAAGTATATTCAAAGATTACTCAATTTTTGGGACAACATGTCATAATTTTATGACACAATACCTTAAAGACTCTAAAAGGCTTCGAAACCGCTATATAAACAGGTTTTAAAACCATGCTCTTTCTTCCAAACGTCATTTTTCTACGACAGATTCGCCCAGGCTTAGGGGGGTTATCGCCTTAAAGGGATCAGAAGATTTTGATTTCGCGCTCAAGACCTTAATAATCCGCCTCTGGCATCAAGTTTGTAAGACTAAAAAAAGAACCTCCTAGATTTAATAGCGCCTGGGTAACTTTCCTGAATAAGAAGTTACCTGGGACCTGTTTTTAAACATTTCAAAGAAGGTGAGGTATACTCCCTGAAAGGTTAAAAAAGGTTAAAAGGGGTCTTTATTAAAACACCCAACGTGTAAGAATTGTGGCTTGAAAGAAAAGCCACACCCTGTTCGCCCTGGGTTTGTCGAAAGGCAAGTCCTTTACTATCATCTCTAGCTAATCCCGAAGAGTTCCTCAGCTTAATAAACCCACCATAAACCTCAACAAACCCAGGGCGAACTATATACTTTTTCTTACTTTTCCGTAATCTGGAAGACCTGGCTCTCCCCGCTCAAAACTCTGTCGGGAGTTAAAATTTTTATTCGATAGTTCCCTTCGGGTAGATTTTCGGGAATATGCCAGCAGTAATTAAACCCCGATACATGGGTAGCAACCTGGGAAACTAAGCTCCCATCCGGTTTATAAAGCTCTATATCGTATTTAAAAAAGGCAGGATTACGCAAGCGTCGTATAATCCTGGGATCTAAGGACCATTCGATAGTAGTAGCAGCCTGACAGGGTAAGCCTTTAGACCATATCGCTCCACCGCCCGGTTTATTGACAATAATCGACTGGTTTCCTAACCCATAAATTTGAGCTACTAAAACGGGAAACAGAAGCAGAAATTTAAGTTGATTCATAATTAAACCTCCCGATCCGTTAAATTTACACCCCAACCGATCAACCGTCTTCCAAATACCCCGGCTTAACTGGTTTATCAGGTTTATCTTATAGAAGCCTCCAGATCTGGAGGGCCGTCTATATATTTCAGATTAAATTTGAACTTAAATCACAACCCTGTCTTTAAGAAGGGGAACCTGTTCATGGGGGTAGAGATTTTATTCTTGTCTAATTCAAATATAGTTGCCCCTTTAAGGGGACAACAACCTTAAATCTTCAAAAAGATCTTGCATAACGACTTTACCTTGTATAGCATCCGGGTCACCCGGCAAACAGGAAGATTTTCTCAATCGATCTATAAGAGATCTATAAAATAGGGAGAATTAAACATGAAACCCCATTGAATTATCGTTCAGAGTATCCTGATTCATCTGAATGCGCACTGCAAGGGTTTACCTGAAGGTGCGTTCAAAGAGAGTCAAGTTGCCTATGAGGATTTATTTCAATTTAGCCCAAGCCGAAACGCAATGAAATCCGTTGTTCTTGACAGAAAAATCCAGGGCAGGTATCTTTCTTATAAGTGTCCTGGATGAGACCAGATAAGCGATAATATCGGCCATTTACTAAAGCAAAGGCCATAAAGTTATGAAATGCCCCAGTTGCGGTACAGAAATTTCAGATCGTGTAGAGGCTTGTCCTGATTGCCATTTTACTTTGGTCCTTCTGGATTCTCGACTTCCTCCTCCGCCGGTTCGATCTGGTTATGTTAATGACTTTGCAAAGGTTCTTTCCAAGGAAGAGGTCCTTCGAATTGAGCAGCGTTGCCATGAGATATTCTTAAAGACCCAAGCCGAGTTGATAGTGGTTACAGTTCCCAGGACAAAACCCGTTAAGCCTTCGGAATATGTTTTCTGGCTTGCCAATCGATGGGATATGGGAGGGACAGAGAATCGGGGGATCATGATCCTTCTCGCTTTGGAAGAGCGTCGGATTGAGAGCGAAGTAGGTTATTCCCTGGAGCCTGTAATCACCGATGAAGAATCTTTTCAGATCTTGCAAAGGCATGTGGTTCCTTTTTTACAGAAGGGGAATTACGGTGAAGGGCTCTACCAGGCAGTGAATATTTTGGGTCAGATTATTGAAGGGACTCAAAAAGCACGAGAACTTAACTGGTGGAAAAAACTGTTTTAAGCTTCCTCTGCTTACTCGGCTGGGTTCTTATTTTACCGATCCAGGCTCAGATTCAATATCCTGAACCTCAAGGCTGGGTCAGTGATTTTGCCAACGTTTTAACCCCCCAAATTCGAGAAGAACTCAACAACCTTATTACAGATGTGGAAAAGCAAACCACGGCTGAGATTGCGGTGGTTACGGTGGAGAGTACTGCTCCTTTAACTCCCAAACAGTATGCAACGGAGCTTTTGAACCGATGGAAAGTTGGCAAGAAAGGGAAGGATAACGGCGTTCTGATTTTATTGGCCGTAAAAGACCGACGA containing:
- a CDS encoding class I SAM-dependent methyltransferase — translated: MEMEKVWQLEVAKKSLKKQSKLRAMDTFLESTSGKKCLEIGCDTGVTSFFLRKRGGDWISVDGDKEKIEIARKLVGDTVFLTDGRSLNFADATFDCVAVIDFLEHIETDQEFIREIYRVLKPSGSLYVTVPHTRGGKDLILNRLRWWLGFKPSDYGHVRKGYSLEDLCTKLEKGGFKVTGYTTFSRFFSELIELVVNYSYMFILNKGQHKGSLKGGIAPSSPEDLKQHQKSFKLYSLVYPVLWVISRLDEFISFTPGYILMVSAKKA
- a CDS encoding radical SAM protein, translating into MTKFTRYVTLGRMAWNYWIRKVKPDYLPMRLWVEPTSVCNLRCVMCPQSFGRRFAKGYMEFSLFKKIIDEAKTFVYDVNLHHTGEPTLHPRLPEMIRYAKESGIYTRLHTNATLLNEERARALLTSGLDLISFSFDGYEKEEYEKIRVRSDFDETLGNILNFLHLKKKLGQTTPYTIFEVIDFSGEARDAERQKKFRAQFAGLPLDQLIIKEPHNWAGSYEIKDHVPSYYTDYYSPCTFPWYALVIFWNGKVAPCPQDFYGDLDMGDVNKSSIKEIWNSAPMMELRRLMKEGRGHDLSPCSGCDMIKRKTFLGVPTLNLKTFLKESVLGYKG
- the asnB gene encoding asparagine synthase (glutamine-hydrolyzing), whose amino-acid sequence is MSCKWTPHSPLHYPTKLCGIAGIVSLNPRYKIENRDLQRMCEVIRHRGPDDEGFYLEYPIGLGMRRLSIIDLEGGHQPMSDEDKSLWIVFNGEIYNFQEIRRELEKKGYRFRTRSDTEVILYSYKAYGEECVRLFRGMFGFALWDKKEKKLILARDPLGIKPLHYYLDAEKLIFSSEIKSILTCKGVSRELNFKALDRYLTFEYIFAPETIFQKIYKLPPAHILVWSDKGLKIKPYWDIEWESEDMEAGNGITQGEGLEGVSPSYPLASALSRKEEEYAEQLYAVLKESVKLELISDVPLGAFLSGGIDSSSVVALMSQMSDRPVKTFSIGFEDQSYNELDYARKVARHFGTDHHEFILKPNIEDLAMTLMDYLDEPLGDFSIFPTYLVSKMAREQVTVALSGDGGDELFAGYDTYIANRIGEYYEKIPGFLRNHLIARWLHLIPPSQKKKGILNLVKRFVEGAELPRSLMHARWMTFLKQEEKSRLYTDFFKKELADETPDKSLQYYFDQTRPRNPQTPGFPDPLARQQYVDLKTYLPDDILTKVDRMSMATSLEARVPLLDHKVVEFAFKIPSELKLRGFTTKYILKKTMAKFLPREVIYKKKQGFSIPIKNWLRAELKPLLLDLLSETRIQKRGYFNWKHVDRWIQEHLHGKENHSHRLWALMVFEMWHQRYL
- a CDS encoding glycosyltransferase family 4 protein gives rise to the protein MKILMVAPEPFFQPRGTPFSVYHRLEALSKLGHQIDLVTYPLGKDVFIDQVEIYRSWKPPFVKRVKIGPSFLKPILDIFLFIKATVLLMKKKYDCIHTHEEGTFLGAALNRIFRYPHVYDMHSSLPEQFFNFGIIRSHRIIRYLELFERWALKYSSIVIAICPYLQEKIRRIMPDKKTVLIENIPNLTEDAFLGKDEEVKRLKKELNLEHQLVILYTGTLETYQGIELLLESARYVTRHVKDVKFLLVGGTEDQMKTLLELADSLGVRESVLFIGQRPVEEMPSFIQLADILVSPRKTGTNTPLKIYTYLSSGKPIVATNLLTHTQALNPDVAVLTEPNPEDFARGILKLIQDPSLRARLGQNALKLSKTKYSYEVYLSRTAEVYDYILMNSKR
- a CDS encoding TPM domain-containing protein, with the protein product MKCPSCGTEISDRVEACPDCHFTLVLLDSRLPPPPVRSGYVNDFAKVLSKEEVLRIEQRCHEIFLKTQAELIVVTVPRTKPVKPSEYVFWLANRWDMGGTENRGIMILLALEERRIESEVGYSLEPVITDEESFQILQRHVVPFLQKGNYGEGLYQAVNILGQIIEGTQKARELNWWKKLF